The genomic segment ATTCTGTCTGCATGCGGAAtgagtattttatttataaccagtttataaaaataaaatacaaaataattttaaaacaaaaaagaaaaaaaacactgtacaaGGCATTGATATGATACAAATGATagaataaacataaataattacAGTTATATACAATGCAAAACTCCCACTTGTTACATTCTTTCTTTGAGACTGTACAGTTACGTTTCAAAACCAAGACATACAttacaacacaaaaaatatcaaccattaaaaaaaatcccaacaATTTAAGTCAAAATGATGGATGGGCAAATTAgcaaatgtcacaataaataATTTCTGTCAAGTATTTATAAGTTATTAACAAGTAATCGGATGTTATGACATGAGACGTGTACCAGTGCACACCAAAGCTTTCATTAGTTTCCATCAcctttcataataaaacaaaacagctgggGTTTGTTCTCATTGGCCTATGGGTATCTGTAACCACAAATACCAGCAAGCTACTATAAATATGACACCTTCATCAGCAGGCCACtttaaaaagtgacaaagaaaatcTCATCTGGAGGGTAACACTAGTACTACAACTACACACCACTTCTGtgcaacagtaataataatacaaaaaaaaaaaaacatgaagaaatctGATTATCTTTTAAAACCAGCAGCACTCTTTAGTGTCTGTTCCTCCCTTTCACTGAAGCTTGTTAGAATATAAGTTAAGGTTTTacaatgattttatttaaataattatttgaatattttacagGTATATATTAAAAGTCTGCACAACAGCATTCTGAACTTTGAAAGCTTGAATTATCTTGAAATATCTGTGAGCCTGAAACAGAGCAGTTGTAAGAGGGAGAATTCAATGACTGATTGCTGGCAACATGTAGAAATTTGCACGCGCCTGTTTGAGAGCATGCGGTcatcatacacaaacacaccttgaATACTGCGGCCTGAAATGTTCTCTCATTTCCACTGGTCGATCAATAAATGGTGCACGCAttctcacagaaaaaaacaaaacaaaaacagggagCTCTCAGGCAGAAGCACAAGAGTCTGACAGCACTGATTTCAGCAGGTGACGTACTGACCACACTGACAGGCATGGCAGCACGTGCCATTTACAGACGAGAGATGAGTGACAGGAAAGGTTTGGCTTGGCCCTAAAATAGTGGAATGATCTCCAAAACAGACAAGGCTCAGTCATCCCTCGCTATGCACAGAGGGGCAGAGAAGAGACATTAAGGCGGCTGACTGACTGAACGCTGTCTGCCTTCAGGATGAGTCATCGTAGCTGCTCGGTGAGGCTGAGCGTAGGATACCTGCGAGATCTGCACGAGCACATTTTATATCTACAAAGCGACGTGCCCATTCAACCTCTATACACTCCCGTAGTTATCATATCTCATAAGTCAAACCACATCTGCAAaaatttatcaaaatatttggcTATGGGATTTTTCTATTTGCTCACATGTGCAGCCGTATCTTATAGAGGCTATGGCTGACGTTCATCTTTCAActcgtgtgtttgtttgtttcttttcccccCACAATACAAATGctttaaaacacagcaaagtttcacctttttttcttttttctggtaATTATTTTGTGCATCATGCCTTAAGCTAGTTGCACTGATAAAAAATACAGTCTATCGTTATCCGGCAACACAATCATCTCAAGTCAGTGCAGGAAGCGCAGAAAACTAGAGTCATAGATCAGATGGGAGGAGGAAAACGAATAGTGAGATGGGTCAGAGAAGATATACAGATTCACAGAAATTAAATTTGCTCACCCAACAGGTAATGAAGTCCCTGCTGGGTTGAAATCTTCACAAGATAAATGCCCTGTAATGGGAGGTGGTATGCAGCTTTTTACTCAGTAGTTTGAttctgattaattttttttttttctgtcttttctctgttgaGCATGCAAAGAGTAGCACTGGAAGGAAGCTGGAGTtagtttattttacagtatcTTACAAGcagaggagtgggaggaggttGCGGAGGAGAGTTTCAGTGAGGAATCCTAActaaattaaacacaaacaatactCTGATTCCTTTGCCTTATGCACAAACATACTGCATGTCATTATATAAAAGACATTCTCCGGCGTAggaggaacaaaaaaacaaaaacaaaaaaaaacattcttcaTCATTTTGGTGTgagaaatatatgtacatatggcCTCCATGTTCAGaaacatttgacaaaatgttGTTTGAGGTCTGAAATTCACATTtgttcaaagttttttttgtttatctcaaACACTGACCTGGTTCACACAGGACAGCTAGAACGGGTTTCACttgaaatatatttcaaattACAAATAATAGCTACTCGGTCCTCAAGTAAACTGTTGCTCaaattgtgtttgattttacaaacatttgtgtTGCTACCTTTTCTACATGAAAGAATACTGGTGAAAAGGGTCGTCTTATAACCGCTGGCACAAGTCTGTTTTTGgctcctttatttatttttttaattttttttctaattacaGACACACCAGAGTGAATCCTCAAGCTGCCCAAAGTGCCAAGGCACAAATATCTGCGTCTGAACATTACATATCAGTAATGTACCTTGTGTTCTTTAAGcttactactgctactacaaaCTACTTATACTGGAAACACACGTTCTGTTAACACCTTCAGATCTAAAAGGAGTTCCACTATTCTAACCTGTAATTCCCTCCAAATTCCCTCTTGGCAACACAGTAGGCACAAAAAGGTGCGTGACCTCACACACTCCACATGACTGATTGTATAAAGGATCACTATGGAGCGATCCAGTcgattaaacatttaaaactaatcTGAGTGACACGAAAACCACACATCCACGATCACACAGAGTAGGGTAGGAGTCGTAAGCGTCGCTAAAGCATCAAAATAAATATCTCAATAAATACAACTGTACACAAAGTCTGGCTTTATGCATTCACACGTAGCATAAAGTAAATAGTATTATACCCTGCCTGCAAATCTCCAAACGCACAGGAGATAACTGAGTCAACCCCAGGCCAATATTTAATTAAGCTGTGATCAGCCACACTGATATTCCATCAGTATAATCCAAGTGCATTAATACTGGGGATAAATAAGTTACTATATATCATGGTGCAGGATGGTTTAAAGTTGAATAAGCagaaaactgatttatttatgtgCCCACTGGCTGAACTAACTATTGATTTATGTACTATAGAACTTCCTGCAAAGGGAAGCAACTGCTTCATTTTGCAGCTACGCTATTTTGCTCtacaacattttaacaaatataaaatgaggACAGAGACATGTCAATATAGTTTGTGTGTTACACTGTCATAAAGGGGCACTCCAGCCATTCAGTTTACTGACACTGAGGAGCCAGGGAAATAGAAGAAGCTTATCGGACTAAAAGACGAGCCGTCTGCCGTGCAGGTTTTGACCGCTCTCTCTCAAATCTCGGTCCCACGACCTCATGGAAATTCAATACTAAATGgttggagtgcccctttaaagCTGGGCACATAAATGAATGACAAACCCTGTGTGCTAATAGAAGAAGTGAAGACAACAGTGGGAAGCGGCGAGACAATTCTAAGGTTCAGACTGACAGCAGAaaacagggattttttttctaattatagAGGAAGACTCAGGTTTTTATCCTGACCAGTGTCTACCCTATCGTGATTGGAGTCTTCCCGTCCTGTGCTGTGGCAGTGCAACCCGGTGGGCAACTATCTGCTCAGCTTGCTGGAGCACTTGCCCTCTCGGCTGCAGCCCTTTCCCCTGGACAGGTGGAAGGGGCCCGTGCGTGCCTGGCGGCTGCAGCATGTCTCCTGGTGGTGGGGGTAGAAGCGGCGGGGGGGCGGCGAGCCCGAAAAGCTGGGAGGCGAGCGGCTGCGGCCGAGGCAGCCCCCTCCCCCGCCGCCACGGTGCTCGTGGCGGGAGGGCGAGGAGCTGACAGAgcgctgcagggaggaggagctgcGTGGCGATGCGCTAGAGCTGCGGTGATGGTGCGGTGAGCTCGTCAGGCTGCAGATGCCCATCCTAGAGCCCCCGTGCTGGGCCGAGGAGcggtggtggaggggggagcCACGGGAACCATGCATCAGCTGAGCCAGGCATGTCAGAAGGTCTGAGTCACTGGTGCTGCCAGCTCGGATGCGGTAACGCCTAAGCCTAAGTGAgtacaaaaagcaaaacagggAATGAAAAAACAGCCAAGTCATACATTTCAATGCAAACCAGGAATCAGTGTGATGAATTACATTTCCTGTCAAGAGTTGAATAAGAGGAccagtctctctctcatatCTGCTTTGTTGTAGCTTCCAAGCTGATCAGTTCCTGGCTCTTACTCCATTTTTGgcacagacatgacagtggtgtAAAACAATCCCGTTAAGCACAGGAACAAATAGGAAAAGTTATAATTAAGGTGCAAAATCATGCTTTTTTAAAGTCTTCATGCTCCTTCTTTCATGCTTTTCATAATGAATGCTTTACAGAACagtaatatttaaattaattattggATGAAATTACCTGCCCTCCACGGTCGGGCGGCAAGGTGGCTTTCCAGGGGGTGGGCGGGGCAGGAATTGGGAGGCCAGCTGCTCATTGGAAGATGCTGAATGAACGGGTCGAGGGATCCTACTCTTGCGGGACAgagggctggaggaggaggagagggatggagCATCGTCTCCCTGGCGGTCAGAGCGGGAGCCCATGAGAGAGTCCTCGTCCTGGGAGCGATCagaggtggaggacagagggTCCCTCGCAAGGGAAGCCACCATGGCGCCACGCCTATCAGAGAGGGAAGGCGAGGCAGTGGGAGAGGGGACCGGACCCTGGTGGCTGGCTTTCTTTTGCAGGAGTTTCTCCTTGGCAGACCCGGGAGTCGGGAGCTCCAGCAGGCTGGAGGGCTCCAGGACAGGGATGCGGCTATGCCTGCGGCTGGGGTCCTTACGGGGGGCAGccggggaggaggaggttgggcCGCTAATCTGATCTGGGGCCCGGTTGACctgtcccctctcctcccctcttaGTTGAGGTTCTGTGGTGCAGGGAGTGTGGCCAGAATCATTCTCAGAGTCTTTCAGCTTGGGGAAAGCTCCATTACTTAAATCCCCTTGGCCAGTAACATGAGGGGAGAGGTGACCATTAGCGAAAACAGGACTGCGAGGAGAACGAGGAGAGTGAGGGGAGCGAGGAGAGCGAGGGGAGTGCGGAGAGGAGGGCGAGCGCGGAGGAGGCGAGCGTGGAGAGCGGGGGGAGCGCGGGGAAGACACGCGGCTTGGCACAGGGCTTTGAGCTTTGGTGTAGCTGTCTCCATTGACCATCGTCTCAGCCAGGGGGTCTGTGGGTGTCCCTGGATGGGTGGGCACATGGTCCTGGGGGGAGATGATGTCCACTGCGTGCTCCTGCCCCTGCTGAGtctcagcttcagcttcaccACGCCTCTCCAGCAGGAGGCACTGTGGAGCACTGTCTGATCCTGACTGGGAGGACAGCCCAGAGGGACGCTGAGCTGTCAACTGAAGGGGAGGGGAAGGTGAAGACAtgggagggaagagaaagacacACTGGTGTTATTTAAAATATCAACCCCACTAAAAATGGGAATAATATTCGAATTGTCAAAGGCCTGTTGCTGATAGACTACAACATGTCGAGTAGTGCTGTAGTTCTGTAGCAAGAGCCTGATGCAGATGTGTGAAAAGAGAAGAATTTTATAATATGGCGTAATAAATGGTGATTAGTTTGGCAACAGCATGCAATACCATAGCTACCATTATCAGACCGAAACACACAAGTGCTATGGCAGTGTCAGTCAAGCTGTGAGTACTAAACCGGCAAGTAGGACAGGAAACGTTCACGCAACTTCGCAGGGGGCTTCAGCGAAGAGAGGGTGAGGAACAaatacagggagagagagagaaagagaaagatagagaggaCAAAGACGATCTGAAACAAAAGAGACCATGCAACCTATAGTCATGACTCGACATTCCAAACACACATGCCAcaatcagacaaacacacacccctATTCAGATCACAAGAACACATGTCCAGACACAAGGACACATCTGACCCATGCTCTGTCTGGCCTGCACAATGCCCTGCATGGTCTCTGGAGAGAGCTGCCTGACCACAACACAAAAAGCAAGCCAACTGAACAAAGAAGCCCAAAAAACAAGCaacttaaacaaaaaagaaaatgaaagaacataAATGTTGAAAGCCGGTGTGTTGCTACTGACGGAGAGGAAGCTGAATGGAGGTCTGTTTTTATCGCGATGGGCTCATCACCTGCTGAAGCTGGGCACGTGTGATGCGTATGACGGAGGGAAACTTGGCGTTGGCAGCACCCGCCGGGATGGGAGGCAGTTTCCTACGACTGGGTGAGCGGGTGCCGGGGGCAGGGTTTGGTGGTAGTGGAAGTGAGGCAtggcaggaggaggatgaggaggggcgctcctgctgctgctggtcggCAGACTGGCTGCGCCTCATGCCCGGCGGGTGGCGCTGGTGCAGCGGGTCCGACAAGGTGGTCAGGAGGGTGTGAGGGCTGGGAGAGCGCAGAGGGATGGGGCTGGATGTCCGGATCGCGACCTCCTCAGGCAGGGACGGAGGAGAGGTGGGGAGctaagagaggggagggagagaagtgggaggtggagagaggaggggttGTGAGTTTGGTGAGGGAGTGAGAAGATGGAGGAAGTACGGTGGGAGTGCTGTGAGGCAGGTCGCACCGGTTTGGAGCAGGACGCAgagctgggtttttttttttttttcccagctgaAGCGACGGAAGGATCATAAAGATAATTAAGGGGATGATTTTAGGCTAAGGAAGGAAGAAGGAGGTGAGGAAGGTAGTTCTTGGGAAGGCAGTGTACATGGAGGTAGTAGTTCTGGTTGTAGGAGATAGTGAGCGGACAGTTATTCCTCTTGTGTTGAAAAAAGCAAATCTGAGTTTAAGCAAAAGCGGTTTATGTCCAACTTGAGCAGGATTTTGGAATTGGACTCAGCGGGCTGGTGGAAGGTTATGAATAGCAAAAGGAgcaaaaaagtaatttcaaCCAAGCAAACCAAAGTATATTTTGTAAAGAAAtcatttaatttgtaaagtaaaaaaaaacaaactaaacacatTGCAAATGTCTGCAAATAAGACAAAATTATGCACGAAATCTAAAGCAAACTGAATTCCAAAGCCATAAAACTCTCCCTTTCCTCCATGCTGTGATGTGATCAAAGCTCTGCAGTTGTGTCACAGATATCTTCTACTAACAGATATACACCAGTGAAGAAGCGGGCAAACATAAAGCAGTAACATTTAGCTTCAAACTACAGCAAGATGCAGCTGGTGGAACTCTGATTGTTGtatgacattagcatttacGTTCTATAGCTAGAACTCTGACTCTGTGCAGCTTTTTAACTTTGTAAAATGCTGACTACAGTCAGTATCATGTATGCCATGTTGTGAGATGACCTTCAAATGAAAGGGCTTACCTGAGTGAGGACTCCCTCAGCCAGAGCTTCAGCTGGGCTGGTTGGGGTGACGGGGGGCAGAGCCCCTACAGGGCCCACGCTAAGCTCCAACTTGTCCACTCTTGCACTTCCCTTGGAGGAAGACACGCTTTCTTGTTTAGCTTTGCCAGAGCTCGGGCTTCGGCTGCCCTTCTCCCATCCAGGAGTCTGTTCCCCTGGCTGGAGGACCTCTGGttcctcgtcctcctctgaAGGGCTGGTGGTAACCTTAGCTCCTGGGGAGCCACTGGGCCGCTCCACCATTACCCACTCCCTTGAGTCAATGTCGTGCTTCCCAGAGCTCAAATTGAGGGCCACAAAGCCCCCGCTGCTCGCTGCCCCCTCTCCCTGCTCTAGAGATCCAGGGGATGCAGGCTTAGGAGAACCACCACCAGACCGGAACTCCTCGTCGTAGTGCCAGACCCTATCGGGACGCTCCCCGGCAGGTACAGTTTGACCCTGAGTTACTGGGATGATTGCGGCACCGTTACCCTCCTTGTCATGGTGCGGGGTGCCGGGCTGCTGCTTCGGTGAGCTGAACGGACACATGACAAATGCAAACAATCAGATCTCTACTCTATCCTAAGGAAAAATCAGGAAAAgaatgttgaaaaaaatatattgatagACCCACCAGGCCTCCAGGAAGCGCTCTGGACTGGGCTTTGACTCTAGGCCAAGTCTCCTCTCCAGCTCAAAGCTGTGGATGTTGCGGAGCTTCCTCAGCAGAGGGCCGTCACGGTCTGAAGCCATCACTTCAGAGTGTAGTTTGACTGGGGAACCCAGACTTGGCCCAGCGTAAGGGCTCTGGTGTCCTTGGTTGCCCTGGTTGTTACTGTGTTCCTCCTCCGTCGCCGCCTGTGGGAACCAGCCAGTGTTTGTAACTTATATACCAAAGAAATGACTTTGAATCGAGGTATCAATTATCTTGAGAGCACTTGAGGTGATGAAACTCAGAGACTATAGTTTATGCGTTCACTTGTAGTCTACCTTCCAGACAGCCGTCCTGATGCGGTTACGATTGCGGTCCAGCTCCTCCCAGACGTCAGCCTCCTGGTTGCGGTGCGGGTGGAGGGGAGAGCCAGGCAGGCGCTCGGGAGCGGGGTTGTTCTCCACGTCGCTGAGCTGCTCATCCTGCAAAACCTCGTCTGTGTTTTCCCTCATCAGGTCGCCAGGTATCAGGGAGGCATTTGCCATGCTGGGAATACAAAAAGGACGCACATTATTCCATGTTTGAGGCTATAAAAAAATAACCACCCAGAGGCTAGTGTACAATTTCAAGTTAGGTC from the Seriola aureovittata isolate HTS-2021-v1 ecotype China chromosome 13, ASM2101889v1, whole genome shotgun sequence genome contains:
- the ttbk2a gene encoding tau-tubulin kinase 2 isoform X1, producing the protein MSGGAEQADILSVLSLVKERWKVVKKIGGGGFGEIYEALDLLTRVSVALKVESAQQPKQVLKMEVAVLKKLQGKDHVCRFVGCGRNDRFNYVVMELQGRNLADLRRSMTRGTFSISTTLRLGRQILEAIESIHSVGFLHRDIKPSNFAMGRFPSTCRTCYMLDFGLARQFTNSCQEVRPPRPVAGFRGTVRYASVNAHKNKEMGRHDDLWSLFYMLVEFLVGQLPWRKIKDKEHVGKLKDTYDHRLMLKHLPAEFGVFLEHISILDYFTKPDYQLLMSVFDNSMKTYNVVENDPYDWERTGTDGTLTISASATTPQHHTRLTPAHMGMANASLIPGDLMRENTDEVLQDEQLSDVENNPAPERLPGSPLHPHRNQEADVWEELDRNRNRIRTAVWKAATEEEHSNNQGNQGHQSPYAGPSLGSPVKLHSEVMASDRDGPLLRKLRNIHSFELERRLGLESKPSPERFLEACSPKQQPGTPHHDKEGNGAAIIPVTQGQTVPAGERPDRVWHYDEEFRSGGGSPKPASPGSLEQGEGAASSGGFVALNLSSGKHDIDSREWVMVERPSGSPGAKVTTSPSEEDEEPEVLQPGEQTPGWEKGSRSPSSGKAKQESVSSSKGSARVDKLELSVGPVGALPPVTPTSPAEALAEGVLTQLPTSPPSLPEEVAIRTSSPIPLRSPSPHTLLTTLSDPLHQRHPPGMRRSQSADQQQQERPSSSSSCHASLPLPPNPAPGTRSPSRRKLPPIPAGAANAKFPSVIRITRAQLQQLTAQRPSGLSSQSGSDSAPQCLLLERRGEAEAETQQGQEHAVDIISPQDHVPTHPGTPTDPLAETMVNGDSYTKAQSPVPSRVSSPRSPRSPRSPPPRSPSSPHSPRSPRSPHSPRSPRSPVFANGHLSPHVTGQGDLSNGAFPKLKDSENDSGHTPCTTEPQLRGEERGQVNRAPDQISGPTSSSPAAPRKDPSRRHSRIPVLEPSSLLELPTPGSAKEKLLQKKASHQGPVPSPTASPSLSDRRGAMVASLARDPLSSTSDRSQDEDSLMGSRSDRQGDDAPSLSSSSSPLSRKSRIPRPVHSASSNEQLASQFLPRPPPGKPPCRPTVEGRLRRYRIRAGSTSDSDLLTCLAQLMHGSRGSPLHHRSSAQHGGSRMGICSLTSSPHHHRSSSASPRSSSSLQRSVSSSPSRHEHRGGGGGGCLGRSRSPPSFSGSPPPRRFYPHHQETCCSRQARTGPFHLSRGKGCSREGKCSSKLSR
- the ttbk2a gene encoding tau-tubulin kinase 2 isoform X2, which gives rise to MSGGAEQADILSVLSLVKERWKVVKKIGGGGFGEIYEALDLLTRVSVALKVESAQQPKQVLKMEVAVLKKLQGKDHVCRFVGCGRNDRFNYVVMELQGRNLADLRRSMTRGTFSISTTLRLGRQILEAIESIHSVGFLHRDIKPSNFAMGRFPSTCRTCYMLDFGLARQFTNSCQEVRPPRPVAGFRGTVRYASVNAHKNKEMGRHDDLWSLFYMLVEFLVGQLPWRKIKDKEHVGKLKDTYDHRLMLKHLPAEFGVFLEHISILDYFTKPDYQLLMSVFDNSMKTYNVVENDPYDWERTGTDGTLTISASATTPQHHTRLTPAHMGMANASLIPGDLMRENTDEVLQDEQLSDVENNPAPERLPGSPLHPHRNQEADVWEELDRNRNRIRTAVWKAATEEEHSNNQGNQGHQSPYAGPSLGSPVKLHSEVMASDRDGPLLRKLRNIHSFELERRLGLESKPSPERFLEACSPKQQPGTPHHDKEGNGAAIIPVTQGQTVPAGERPDRVWHYDEEFRSGGGSPKPASPGSLEQGEGAASSGGFVALNLSSGKHDIDSREWVMVERPSGSPGAKVTTSPSEEDEEPEVLQPGEQTPGWEKGSRSPSSGKAKQESVSSSKGSARVDKLELSVGPVGALPPVTPTSPAEALAEGVLTQLTAQRPSGLSSQSGSDSAPQCLLLERRGEAEAETQQGQEHAVDIISPQDHVPTHPGTPTDPLAETMVNGDSYTKAQSPVPSRVSSPRSPRSPRSPPPRSPSSPHSPRSPRSPHSPRSPRSPVFANGHLSPHVTGQGDLSNGAFPKLKDSENDSGHTPCTTEPQLRGEERGQVNRAPDQISGPTSSSPAAPRKDPSRRHSRIPVLEPSSLLELPTPGSAKEKLLQKKASHQGPVPSPTASPSLSDRRGAMVASLARDPLSSTSDRSQDEDSLMGSRSDRQGDDAPSLSSSSSPLSRKSRIPRPVHSASSNEQLASQFLPRPPPGKPPCRPTVEGRLRRYRIRAGSTSDSDLLTCLAQLMHGSRGSPLHHRSSAQHGGSRMGICSLTSSPHHHRSSSASPRSSSSLQRSVSSSPSRHEHRGGGGGGCLGRSRSPPSFSGSPPPRRFYPHHQETCCSRQARTGPFHLSRGKGCSREGKCSSKLSR